One window of the Populus nigra chromosome 4, ddPopNigr1.1, whole genome shotgun sequence genome contains the following:
- the LOC133692366 gene encoding GATA transcription factor 25-like, giving the protein MYTPSQPMNVHNQIVSPGVDEDGAPADPIDHHHHIHYEDGTPAVVVEDVSPDSVYVTAGVAASELGIQPSDGSSQLTLTFRGQVYVFDSVTPDKVQAVLLLLGGCELTPGLEMTPQNQRGVAEYPPRCTQPQRAASLSRFRQKRKERCFDKKVRYGVRQEVALRMQRNKGQFTSAKKSEGGYGWDGGQDSAQDDSQHETSCTHCGTNSKSTPMMRRGPSGPRSLCNACGLFWANRGTLRDHSKKALEHSVAPIDLGETEANESDSVPAIDTHNNPVTQMVVIQP; this is encoded by the exons ATGTACACTCCCTCGCAGCCTATGAACGTTCACAATCAGATCGTCTCTCCTGGCGTTGACGAAGACGGTGCCCCAGCGGATCCTATCGACCACCACCATCACATTCACTACGAAGACGGCACTCCTGCAGTCGTGGTCGAAGACGTCTCTCCCGATTCCGTCTACGTTACCGCCGGTGTCGCTGCGTCGGAACTCGGGATTCAGCCTAGTGATGGTTCGAGTCAGCTCACCCTGACGTTTCGTGGACAAGTTTATGTTTTCGATTCCGTTACTCCTGACAAG GTTCAAGCTGTATTGTTATTACTGGGAGGATGTGAATTAACTCCTGGTCTGGAAATGACTCCTCAAAATCAAAGG GGTGTGGCGGAGTACCCACCGCGGTGTACTCAACCTCAACGAGCAGCTTCATTAAGTAGGTTCCGGCAGAAGAGAAAAGAGCGATGCTTTGATAAGAAAGTTAGATATGGTGTCCGTCAGGAGGTTGCACTCAG GATGCAGCGGAATAAGGGTCAATTCACCTCTGCCAAGAAGTCTGAGGGAGGATATGGCTGGGATGGTGGTCAGGATTCAGCACAAGATGATAGCCAACATGAAACCTC GTGTACACATTGTGGCACTAATTCAAAATCCACTCCAATGATGCGGCGTGGTCCATCTGGTCCAAGGTCTCTTTGCAATGCCTGTGGGCTTTTTTGGGCAAACAGA GGAACTTTGAGAGATCACTCCAAGAAAGCCCTGGAGCATTCTGTGGCTCCAATTGATCTG GGTGAAACAGAAGCCAACGAATCGGACTCTGTCCCTGCTATCGATACACATAACAATCCTGTTACGCAAATGGTGGTGATACAGCCTTAA